Genomic DNA from Salvia miltiorrhiza cultivar Shanhuang (shh) chromosome 1, IMPLAD_Smil_shh, whole genome shotgun sequence:
aaaactcaaatctcaaatgATATCAGAATAAAGTGTTgcagaaaatttgttcaagagactcaaataaataaccagagggtagaaaggagtaactaccaggtcgaacaaaatgacctagagtgagaacccatctgatttttaaactgaagttgaaatacagggatttataaacccaaaagacgtctactgagatttggatcatgtggactggccaggtccaacataatcacttcccagttacacgggaaacatcatcccgaacttggtaattctgggtcttctaaaccctcaagatactatatataacaaaactTCAGCTCGCAGTAAGCTAAAAGTTCAAACTTAGGATCATTTGTTCTAGACTCATATTCTGAACATTCAACATAAGTAGACATATTACAACATAGTAATGTAACAGTCAAACCATATTctttctacaactcatcatgaAACGAAGTCAATTTGATATTCTGTCATGTGTGAActttcgaacgtagagactatgcttaAAACCTTCGTGGTGTAACGTCCATCTTGAAGTTGTCTCATGCCACCTTTCGTTGACTTACTTTCAACGTGGCACGTATCCTTTCAGTCTATCTTTGAGTTTCAAAGAAACTACAGTCTCCCGAAGGAAACCAAAACATTCGTGATGTTTAGTCATTTTCTGATTCGTCATTCTCAAGCATCTAGGTTATAGGGATACCCTATAAATCCATCAATCTATGTTCTTTTGCAAATGTGATCATGTAACtcatagcaatctatgttcctTGAAAAACGTGTCCATGTCCTTTCATTCGTACAATCGTATCAACATAATATGCACAAATTGTGCCATAAAAAGGTAAAGCATCAACATATCATTCATAACATGCGTTTCACAATCACATCCTTGCAACTGTTTAAAaccataacataattaaacattgtaacttcagttacctttttctttgattgagcgtgatgcaatggagtgttgagcggtgtcgttTGAACCCATATAAGTCTAATGACTCGATCTAAGCTTTACTTTGAAAGGAACTTCTAGGgtccagagcaaacgaactgctctgataccactctgtcacagcccgcaatccctaaggatggtttaaccggggttatgactcgggaaggggattaagaagcggggaaagaaaggggcatttacttaacaatcaaacattttacgaaaagagacatttattatataacactaggatcataactgatcacttgggaaAATACAAGACGTTCGTTCGGGAAGacccgtcgaagtggattacccaacaaaagagtatcatacttaaaataaaacattagcataatcagagtatcttgcagcggaaatacgtgtgagttatacatatgaagatgtatactcaggGTTACATTACTATTttatgtcaaaaggtacatccgctcaactccactccattccatcacccgctcaacttgcacattagggaaaacaacatgcagggctgagtaaaaatactcagtgaacatatgccggaaacataacattttatatcatttattgtactgccaacagtaacacacagggttttacttgaaggacctgtgcttactaaacattttctttcatttcataaagttggatgcgcatcccattttcagtctatatgatccatatctgttccttttacacgccgggaaggaggcctccttccacggacgctaagaccggtcgcaagcgacacacagtctccataagtgtacacgttaacccttactagcaaaccttcgtctagcgtagggtccgaattcgatttcctttatagttggcgaaccaacacagataggatacatacataaaacataaacatttttggcagacaatcatttcataaacatttacctttcctttcataagaaccattcatcaattaatcatttccataaacatttcatttaataagaaccatttaccatttaaaatattacagttatatcatgtcattcatttcatttcgtataagaggcctgtatgcaggggatctctatatacgtgttttaagaaagcccacctcattccgttcccactaggggcgtagagttacctccttctttagctttcacttcccgtctggacctttattgacgaagagtcgataagttcgagaagaaagtcgtgtaagaaaggaatataggtctctaaactaaactatctcctttaatgattttagggttctagcatccatattaatcttatctcgtcaaaaccttaaactcaaaacattatcacataactatcatttaggttcgaaactatttattcgaacatcaacatgcgcattaatcataactcgttctatttatgtcatcaagtcaaatattccgtcatttaaaaacaaatcctataatatcacatagataaattatatcatcatagatcatgctttcttatatttaaaatcatttaatcattttcaaataatccatattaataagtcatttgaaaagaattaatttaaataggagtttaactcaaaatattttattttaaaatccatttataaatacttgaaataaagaactccatttaaataattaatttaaaggtcaatatataattaaattaatcaagctcaatttaaattaataattaagagctcaaataatttaaatagatataagcccaaattaattagataaattaagtctatcatgtttttctttgaataagccccaaacaattaaattaaagaagcccaaatcctataaataaaagaagcccatcagatttttatttaaaagggccgagcccaacaGATATtgaagcccaaacatttaaaatctaagcccatcaattaattaaataagggcccaaacacttaataaaatcggcccaagtctcggcccaaacaattaaatcatAGACGGGCCCAAAGCCCATCACCCTTGTAACCCTAAAGTCTCACACACTAAAACACATTcagcacacacacaacacacataaCACACAGCCACACACACACTCCTCTCTTCTCTCACTCTCGGCGCCTCTGCGctctctccgccgccgccgccgttcaacggcgccaTCGCCGCCGACGAGCGGCGCTCTGCTCTCCCTCGGCATCTCTCCTCTTCCTCtcggttctctccctctctttcagttctcactgactcacacacacacgcacgcagacacggcgtaagccgcgccgccgcgTCGTCTTCTTCCCCGGCGAGGACAGCACCGGTCAGCCATCTCCCTTCTCTCGACTCCGGCAGCAGTAGCAGCAGCTGTTAATGAAGCCAGCCACCGCCGAAGCCCTGAATCACCGACTCCCTCGAATCCGGCGACCACAggacagccatggccgccgccctTCCTCCCTCCGATTTCCGGCGAAGCCGCAGCCGCAGCCGCCGACAACCCAGGTAAAACCCTATCTTCTACCATTTTCcccttttctaaattaaaaatctgaaaacCCCTCTCCTCTTTTCCTCTATGGCAGAACGGAAACCACCACGTGGCTCCGCCGCCTCCCGTCGACCGCCGGCAGCCCCGCGGCTGCCAtcccctgacctcgactcacacacacacagcagggttcaagccacaattcagttcacaaaatagcataggattttTCTTAGCACATATCATTCTCATACtgtaaatatcatatatatcaATTGCTTATAACATATGAACATCTTTTCTTGTAGtttaaaaaatctaaatttCAGATCGTATGCCATATCTTGTAAACACATAAAGAAATATGGTGGTTCtctgttggtggttctctgaaaATTGACAACGAaagggtgatgataccttgaatAGGTGGATTTTTGTCTCTGCATAATTATGTGTATAGCATAAGTTAGAAATCTGTAGTGAAGAAAATTGAAAGAGGGAGAATTTCCTTTCATTATTACCGTAAATCTTGCTGTTGAAAatgggctgcagtagttgaaaatggtggtgtgagaatggtgaaagtggttgtggttttaaagaaaaatgaggaGCGTGGAAATGGTATGAACATAGAATTTCTTTTTCAGCTTGctttgtatgactgaagaatttcttcagcatgcgtagtaaattcttcagcatgcttaggatttattcaaatttaatcattaaaatatctaagagattaatatattaataatatggttccaaactcatttaaatacattaagacatataagcctaattcttattgaagcataaaatccatttgagcttgcttctaacataaattaaattactcatgggcttaagtaaataatcgataaaagattcatatttaacacttcagtgttaaatcctccacaataaattaatggactcaaaatatattttgagtgcatcatctattgaaaataaaaataaatcatcacatatataaattatcaaattcatataagttcgtattttattaatggatgctgaaccctaattaccataatcaatccttaaatcagtaattaaaagtatataatccttaataaaaagtcggggcattacatatcaaatctaatgcatccactgtaaaaattaatgcattcgttgttaaaattaatgcactaaaaaaataaaaaataaaaattgctcccttcaggattcgaactcaggatctgcattcatccaacaagatgatgcatccaccgtagatctgatcttgatgattgaatggctaaaaatggttctccgttattcttttatttagtggttctttcttgaacctctccatatatatatatatatatatatagggtggggaTCTACAAAGAATCCCCTTAGTATAAAGAATAAGGAATTAATCCTTACCATAGGATCTGAATAAATTAATGGTCCAGATTAGcactaattactaattaatctacattattttttttactgaatacctttaaaaattatatataaaatcgtTGGGGGTATGTTAGACATTTTGTCTATTCAGAAAACTGTCATTCCTAAATTAACTCCAGTAAATTAGGACATTTACTTTCACCCCCACTTTCATCCACCAAACCATCTTCCCCCCACTTTCGTCTGCCAAACCCTAGAGGCGACGGCGATTCTAGTAAACCAGACGGCGCTCCATCTATAGCAGACGACGCTTCTGTTTTCGCCGGCGAAAATCGAGTAAGTAGTTAGGATTCATTTGTTTTGATTTAGTTCATATGTTCATTCGACAATTCATACGAATCTCCTGTCAAATCGGAAACTTCTTTCGGTGTGACAATGGCgattagtatacaatgtgtctacgATTCATCCGAATAGATAGTTATTTCTATTTGTTTATGTTTCTTGTGTTATTCTGAATAGTTTAAGAAATATGCAGAGCAAGGTCGCTCGATACTTTATGAAATGGCTATGAAATCGACAAATCAAGGTTTATATTGAGTACTTTTTGACAGTATTATATGGTACTTTCAAGTACTGTATGTTAATATGGTCCCCTCATGAATTTTCTATTCTATTCGGTCGAAATGTGGGCTATGGTGTtacaataaatttattatattttcatgTTTGTAGGGACAATGACTAAAAAGGGAAAGAAGATAGCAGGTTATgattaaattcatgtatttatatattttgttttaactCTATACAGTTCGTATATCTTAAGttttaattgaaatttgatTTCAGATGTTGGCGAGCCATCTTCAAGTAAAAGCAGAGTTAAACACAAGAAGACTAAAAGGGTAAAAGCAACTGAAGAAGGTATGTCAATGATTTCGATTTATTGGAGTGAAATGTACATTTATAGATTGTGAATTATGTTTTTGTTTGTAAAATTGTTTTGTTGTGTATTTGGTCTGCTAAATCCCAAAAATGATAGAGATATTAtgataaattgtttttttattcaGTTGGTATAATTCCTACTTTCACTTACCCCTAAAGGTTGGCAACATTATTCAgatgttataatattagttATATGAAAATATTCAGATGTTATATCGTATGTATTCACATGCTTGGCAAGTATATTCAGATTATTTGTGAATTACTAATATCATTCCAAGCAATAAAACTAATGTGCTGACATTGAATTATGCTTAATTTTTTATCATCGAGATATTAACAGTGTGTAAACAGATTTTTGTTAACATTATTCACATGATTTAAgtttttaatattgaaaattaatgtttttggtctgaattaattttaaatattttgaattaaagATGATATTCATACAGAAAATTATGTTTATCTTATGATAAACtgtatttttattcaatttgtGTACTTCCTACATTCAAATCCACTTTAAGGTTATTCAGATAATATTTACAATATTTATTGCCAAAATACAGGTGAAACCTCAAGCAAAACTGATACAAGGCTTAAGACAAAGACGAGACCTTTAAAAACAGGTAATTGTAATAAAGTGAAATCTttgatatattaataatttacaAGTTATGATCATGTAATTAATATACTTGCTTATTGAAATGCCCAGCAAAAAGGATAATAACTACAGAGGAGCAGGCAGAGAGAATTAGGGTGCAAAGACGGAGGAATTTTAACAAGAACAAAGATGTTACCTGTAAACGTCGAGGTGATGTAAAAAGCGAGCTGGAAGGAGCACCTACAAAGTTTCCATCGCTAAATACTCGAACAACACCATCATCCTTGTTTGATGAGCTGCCAAAATTGAATGATGCCCAGAGACAAGCCATTCAGGATATTGGATTTGGAAGTGTATTGAGTTTGCAGGTGAAAAAGTTGCCTTGCAGACTTGCCTATTGGATTTTGGAACATTTTGATGAGAACAGATGTGAGCTGGAGCTTGAAGGAGGAATCAGGGTTAAAATCACCGAAGATGACGTTTATAGGGTTTATGGATTCCCAAAGGGGAGTGAGATAATACCGGATTTTAATCGTTGTTCAAATACTGCATTATGTGAAGAATGGGTGGCGTTTTTCGGGCTTGCTAATCGTGAGAAGATAAAGATTGGCCACGTCTTGAGTGAAATGCTGGACTGTACGACAGGTGGAACATGGTTCAAGCGCCATTTTATGATAGCAATGACGCATTCACTGATACAAAGTTGTACAAGTGGAACGGTTTATCCTCACATCCTGAGGTGTTTGGAGAATGTGAGAACGCTAAAGAAATGGAATTGGGGGGAATATGTTCTCAGGAGTCTCGTTGATCATAAGCTGTCATGGGTCGGTGATGAAGATAAGGTCTTTTCTGGGCCAACGCTATTCCTCGTGGTACGGCTAATTAATCTTATATTTTTTACTGATCAAAAACTGATATTACTTGTTCCTCATAACTTGTTCCTTTTTTCAGCTATTTTACGTTGATAGATGTGAGCTGCATCGAAAGAGAGTGGAAAGAGAGTTCCCTATTATAAAGAATTGGACTAGCGCAGCGTTGAGGAAGCGTCAGGCAACTGAGGAGAATATCAGAAAGTTTGGGACTGGTTCATGGCGTGAACCCATTGTCCTCCCAGCCGAGTATGTAGATAATGAACAACCCGATGGAGATTCCAACGACAAAGATGATCGTCTGGGATCGAGAATCATGAAGATGGCGGTGTCCATAAGTGCACAACTGGAAGACTTGAGAGACTTGATATACAGTGCATCTGTCGTGGACAAGGAGTCAAGTTACTTTCTTCAATGCGTGGATGCGGCAATTAAGATTACAGGTGTGAAGGTGGATATGGATGGCCCACGACCATGGCGTCGCCCTGAGGGTATGGAGATTGATGACGATCCCTTATCTTATTCAGATGAGCTGCGTGCGTCGGTTGATGCAGCATGTGCTAATGTGCAAAATGAAAAGGTGAGGGAGAGGGTATCGACAGAAGGAATACCTAGTTTCGACCTCGATATGGGAACTCAGGACGAGGTAATgggtttaaatttattatattaattataacttaatttaaaaaaactaaattttgcTATTCAGATGTTTTTTATGGCTATTCATATAATTGTTAGATTTATTGGATTAATAAAGTAATGATATTCAGAAAAATTTAAGTTTCGTTTGTTAGTGTTTTTCTGTATTCTGGTTTTTAGTTGCTAAAATTTAATGCATGTACATTATAATCAATTAAGGTTCCTATTGAGAAAGATCCCGTCGAACATGTTCCCAACAAGGAGGGTGCTACTATGGTCGAGGATATCTTTGCCAAGGAATCTGCAGTGGTATTATTAGTTTTTATAATGcatttttgttaaaattatGTGTCATTCCCGGCAACGGAATTTTTGTTTATCCCAATGGGTTTTCTTTGAAGAGGTTTTAACGAcgctcgacccttagtctgcttctctgtgctttcaagggtttttcgaatttttctttttctttttcttaataaatCCGCATTTTaatattgtgtgtgtgtttttatcTTAGTTTGAAGCTACAATCTATAAGGAGCAATCGAAAGAATATGGCATGGTCGATGATAGTGTAGCACACGAAGCAGGGAATGGTGAACTGGTATGAGTTATATAATATTCTCTGACCATAAAATAATGATATTCAGTTTGGTTGTGTtttcctgtatagaaggaagtTACTTGCATGTacc
This window encodes:
- the LOC131006398 gene encoding uncharacterized protein LOC131006398 — its product is MTKKGKKIADVGEPSSSKSRVKHKKTKRVKATEEGETSSKTDTRLKTKTRPLKTAKRIITTEEQAERIRVQRRRNFNKNKDVTCKRRGDVKSELEGAPTKFPSLNTRTTPSSLFDELPKLNDAQRQAIQDIGFGSVLSLQVKKLPCRLAYWILEHFDENRCELELEGGIRVKITEDDVYRVYGFPKGSEIIPDFNRCSNTALCEEWVAFFGLANREKIKIGHVLSEMLDCTTGGTWFKRHFMIAMTHSLIQSCTSGTVYPHILRCLENVRTLKKWNWGEYVLRSLVDHKLSWVGDEDKVFSGPTLFLVLFYVDRCELHRKRVEREFPIIKNWTSAALRKRQATEENIRKFGTGSWREPIVLPAEYVDNEQPDGDSNDKDDRLGSRIMKMAVSISAQLEDLRDLIYSASVVDKESSYFLQCVDAAIKITGVKVDMDGPRPWRRPEGMEIDDDPLSYSDELRASVDAACANVQNEKVRERVSTEGIPSFDLDMGTQDEVPIEKDPVEHVPNKEGATMVEDIFAKESAVFEATIYKEQSKEYGMVDDSVAHEAGNGELIEERAQQEPLKESAMVEDSAAHETGTVVLGKSVDGIEQPSKEATEEGFMGKGAMDAVQSKGGCVVKKVVARKADIGKVNEVAKTPPRRSTRVGGAARGKGSDNIDKQLEVNGTEILDGKAARLPLGRIDENIPMQARNIGKTPMKSLLRKTAKFRSPFLQREISTSKQLTIKEKELAFYTLYAVEEDRHELMFSAIDVDLRRYDMITLKRGIVVGTAVIDAWAVILNGQEQYRSETSPTRFFATTSIYVDCLKPTDWSYADQKTSFFLTLYAEIQAHHGDLLSVVDMFFFPVYEKEKYYALCFDTRRQRLYILDNTNEVTGDANDTKYRGVCRDLRKLLADFLYYHNDERKAKAVANSVEHVVKMSWADSKNEVDTGVYLMRHLETFMGDVTKGWTCNLSNKRPQQLTRLRIRYCASIVAWEGNSEKKEIGDKASYTFTEMCKNPGFNVNSILLG